The following are encoded in a window of Streptomyces griseiscabiei genomic DNA:
- a CDS encoding alpha-amylase family protein — translation MVNSDETKGYPDFDTVRRALRKRRAVLGGSYLVPEFLCDSASNHSNPVDVGDPYTFFSDLFDRILADNRHDGDTPRGICSTDRIYQSFPRTFAALNGRIGTALTQIAFLPFLRDRVGITIFICLPVGRIGHTNRKGERGSPFAVSNPFDIDQSLGDPLLPEVPVVVQYRALIQACELLGIRPGSIVPMATLAVDSPLFASIPKLGFWWRAEPGELVYCAATTQGMSRQPDLSTPNIDSRTANRFVPAPDAKAVTAVENVTGRHHVVQDDSDAGMVTLANAFPDVLAGDATTYTWSDVAAVRYTRGDVPPPAGRRCPTAYDPEQPAWDLMPALLAWRYHELGERVFLIDVGPSVPPELLRRARCLAGAWRPDFAMRLGSLGAGYLSSVDAEHLLRDLRQVATDVAGGADEDMVFISEELWDFDLPDADFDAVCGPLIYCVSAHTHNLPVLTRSLAHHLRVLQGRSGGSPFLAGVGNHDTFPALPWASALLQVVYEFLPDAVPLIFSGTEWGAGVITNKEFGFDTAPDLLRKRTLLGDEILALFNDVPIDWREVGPECRQLDLTGQLLAASRELGDLAGWEYATYFPEPDLAPNCFGYIRHCPEAGSRLVVLANWSPVATVIQWKLPSASLVLVVPFDGLPPFLRTDQMITLPARSIIVTLDSQDDLAGQPAAS, via the coding sequence ATGGTGAATTCTGACGAAACAAAAGGATACCCGGACTTCGATACCGTACGGCGTGCGCTCCGAAAGCGAAGAGCAGTTCTCGGTGGCAGCTACCTGGTGCCGGAGTTCCTCTGCGACAGCGCGAGCAATCATTCGAATCCGGTTGATGTAGGGGATCCGTACACTTTTTTCTCCGACCTGTTCGACAGGATTCTCGCCGACAACCGGCACGACGGCGATACTCCGCGGGGAATCTGCAGCACGGACCGAATCTATCAGAGTTTCCCCCGTACCTTCGCTGCTCTGAACGGGCGCATTGGAACCGCCCTCACGCAGATCGCCTTCCTTCCGTTCCTGCGGGACAGGGTTGGAATCACCATCTTCATATGTCTCCCCGTCGGACGAATCGGCCACACCAATCGCAAGGGGGAACGCGGATCGCCATTCGCCGTGAGCAATCCATTCGACATCGACCAGTCGCTGGGTGATCCGCTCCTGCCCGAGGTTCCGGTCGTCGTTCAGTATCGAGCACTGATCCAGGCTTGTGAGCTTCTTGGGATTCGCCCCGGCTCGATCGTTCCCATGGCGACTCTGGCGGTCGACAGCCCGCTGTTCGCGTCAATTCCCAAACTCGGTTTCTGGTGGCGGGCGGAACCTGGAGAGCTCGTATACTGCGCGGCCACGACGCAGGGGATGTCGCGACAACCAGACCTTTCCACCCCGAACATCGATTCTCGAACGGCCAACCGGTTCGTACCGGCGCCCGATGCGAAGGCCGTTACCGCTGTCGAGAACGTGACGGGGCGGCACCACGTTGTTCAAGACGACTCGGACGCCGGGATGGTCACACTGGCCAATGCCTTTCCCGACGTACTTGCTGGTGATGCCACGACTTACACCTGGAGCGACGTGGCCGCCGTCCGCTATACCCGTGGCGATGTACCACCGCCGGCCGGGCGGCGGTGTCCGACGGCGTACGATCCGGAACAGCCGGCGTGGGACCTGATGCCCGCATTGCTCGCCTGGCGCTATCACGAGCTTGGTGAGCGGGTATTCCTCATCGACGTGGGACCGAGTGTCCCTCCGGAACTGCTCCGCCGAGCCCGTTGTCTAGCAGGGGCCTGGCGCCCTGACTTCGCCATGCGCCTCGGCTCCCTGGGGGCCGGGTATCTGTCATCGGTCGACGCCGAACATCTTCTCAGGGATCTACGTCAGGTTGCCACCGACGTGGCAGGGGGCGCTGATGAGGACATGGTCTTCATCAGTGAGGAACTGTGGGATTTCGACCTTCCGGACGCAGACTTCGACGCGGTGTGCGGGCCGCTGATCTACTGCGTGAGCGCGCACACTCACAACCTCCCCGTCTTGACGAGGTCATTGGCGCACCACCTGAGGGTCCTCCAGGGCCGTTCCGGAGGATCTCCATTCCTTGCCGGTGTAGGAAACCACGACACATTCCCTGCTCTTCCCTGGGCCTCCGCCCTGTTGCAGGTCGTCTACGAGTTTCTGCCCGATGCGGTACCGCTCATATTCAGCGGTACCGAATGGGGGGCTGGTGTCATCACTAACAAAGAATTCGGTTTCGACACGGCTCCCGATCTCCTTCGGAAACGTACGCTCCTTGGTGATGAGATTCTGGCTCTTTTCAATGACGTCCCGATCGACTGGCGAGAAGTGGGCCCAGAGTGTCGCCAACTCGACTTGACCGGCCAACTATTGGCTGCATCCCGAGAGCTCGGCGACCTGGCGGGTTGGGAGTATGCGACGTACTTCCCCGAACCGGACCTTGCGCCTAACTGCTTCGGCTACATCCGCCACTGCCCCGAAGCCGGGAGCCGGCTTGTTGTGCTCGCGAACTGGTCACCGGTGGCAACTGTGATTCAGTGGAAGCTGCCCT